The following proteins come from a genomic window of Sardina pilchardus chromosome 1, fSarPil1.1, whole genome shotgun sequence:
- the LOC134088702 gene encoding stonustoxin subunit beta-like, which produces MSDNDLQDEGVELLCAGLRDPQCKLETLRLSGCLITHEGCSLLSSALKSNPSYLKQLDLSYNHPGDSGVRELTDRLNDPSCKLETLRYDHGGECRIKPGPRKYACELTLDPNTAHRQLSLSEGNRKVTCVWEQQPYPDHPERFDCCPQVLCREGLSGHHPERCDSLGQSLVSTGQSGRYYWEAEWSGGTVDIAVAYKSMERKGGGNSSGFGCNAESWRLDCSGNSYSARHNDKKTAIPAPSSRSSRVGVYLDYPAGTLSFYSVSSNTLTHLHTFHSTFTEPLYPGFWVYSSVSLCQIT; this is translated from the exons atgagtgacaatgacctgcaggatgaaggagtggagctgctctgtgcaggactaagagatccacaatgcaagctggagacactgag actgtctggttgtctcatcacacatgagggctgttctctcttgtcctctgccctcaaatcaaacccctcctacctgaaacagctggatctgagctacaatcacccaggagactcaggtgtcagagagctcacagacagactgaatgatcccAGCTGTAAACTAGAGACGTTGAG gtatgaccatggaggagagtgcaggattaAACCAGGACCCAGAAAAT atgcctgtgagctcacactggacccaaacacagcacacagacaactctctctctctgaggggaacagaaaggtgacatgtgtgtgggagcagcagccgtatcctgaccacccagagagatttgactgctgccctcaggtgctgtgtagagagggtctgtctggacaccacccagagagatgtgacagtctgggtcagagtctagtcagcacgggtcagtctggacgctactactgggaggctgagtggagtggtggtACAGTTGatatagcagtggcctataaaagcatggagaggaaagggggtggGAACAGCAGCGGGTTTGGATGTAATGCAGAGTCCTGGAGACTGGACTGCTCTGGTAACAGTTACTCTGCCAGGCACAATGATAAGAAgactgccatacctgccccctcctcccgctccagcagagtaggagtgtacctggactatccagcaggcactctgtccttctacagcgtctcctctaacacactcacccacctgcacacgttccactccacattcactgagcccctctatcctgggttttgggtttactcctcagtgtccctgtgccagatcacatga